The following proteins come from a genomic window of Musa acuminata AAA Group cultivar baxijiao chromosome BXJ1-7, Cavendish_Baxijiao_AAA, whole genome shotgun sequence:
- the LOC135678406 gene encoding peroxisomal membrane protein PMP22-like, giving the protein MSEIVTVAWQRYLQQLQAHPLRTKAITSGVLAGCSDAIAQKISGVKRLQLRRMFLLMLYGFVYAGPFGHFLHKFMERLFKGKKGKDTVAKKVLLEQLTASPWNNMLFMMYYGLVLEGRSFSLVRRKIRKDYPSVQMTSWRFWPIVGWINYQYMPLQLRVLFHSFIASCWAVFLNLKAQSGAAKEA; this is encoded by the exons ATGTCAGAGATCGTGACTGTAGCGTGGCAGCGCTACCTTCAGCAACTCCAAGCCCATCCCCTGAGAACAAAG GCTATTACTTCAGGGGTGTTGGCTGGATGCAGTGATGCGATCGCACAGAAGATCTCCGGGGTCAAGAGGCTCCAGTTGAGAAGGATGTTTCTGCTCATG CTTTATGGCTTTGTGTATGCCGGACCATTTGGTCATTTTCTGCACAAGTTTATGGAAAGGCTTTtcaagggaaagaaaggaaaggacacTGTTGCCAAAAAG GTGCTGTTGGAACAACTTACTGCCTCACCTTGGAACAATATGCTCTTTATGATGTACTATGGTTTGGTTCTTGAAG GTAGATCATTTAGTTTGGTGAGAAGGAAAATAAGGAAAGATTACCCATCTGTTCAAATGACTTCATGGAGG TTTTGGCCTATAGTTGGTTGGATAAACTACCAATATATGCCTCTGCAGCTGCGTGTTCTATTCCACAGCTTTATTGCCTCATGCTG GGCTGTGTTTCTGAATCTAAAAGCACAATCCGGTGCTGCTAAGGAGGCTTAA
- the LOC135586191 gene encoding large ribosomal subunit protein eL20-like isoform X2: MGNFRFHQYQVVGRALPTATDEHPKIYRMKLWATNEVRAKSKFWYFLRKLKKVKKSNGQVLAINEIFERKPTKIKNYGIWLRYQSRTGYHNMYKEYRDTTLNGSVEQMYNEMASRHRVRCHCIQIIKTATIPSKLCKRESTKQFHDSKIKFPLVFKKVRPPTRKLKTTYKASRPNLFK; the protein is encoded by the exons ATGGGCAACTTCAGG TTTCATCAGTATCAGGTGGTGGGTCGAGCTCTCCCGACTGCCACGGATGAGCACCCGAAGATTTACCGTATGAAGTTGTGGGCTACTAATGAAGTCAGAGCTAAATCCAAGTTCTG GTACTTCTTGAGGAAGCTGAAGAAAGTGAAGAAAAGTAATGGCCAAGTTCTTGCAATTAACGAG ATATTTGAGAGGAAGCCAACAAAGATCAAGAACTATGGTATCTGGCTGCGGTATCAGAGCAGAACAGGTTACCACAACATGTACAAGGAGTACAGGGACACTACACTGAATGGCTCTGTGGAGCAGATGTACAATGAGATGGCATCACGCCACCGAGTCAGGTGCCACTGCATCCAGATTATTAAGACGGCAACCATTCCTTCCAAGCTCTGTAAGCGTGAGAGCACCAAGCAATTCCATGATTCTAAGATCAAATTCCCTCTTGTCTTCAAGAAGGTCAGGCCCCCTACCAGAAAGTTGAAGACTACTTACAAGGCCTCCCGACCTAACCTATTCAAGTAG
- the LOC135586191 gene encoding large ribosomal subunit protein eL20-like isoform X1, with translation MGNFRVILSVRSKSEKSELFSCWLNSFLPTITKFHQYQVVGRALPTATDEHPKIYRMKLWATNEVRAKSKFWYFLRKLKKVKKSNGQVLAINEIFERKPTKIKNYGIWLRYQSRTGYHNMYKEYRDTTLNGSVEQMYNEMASRHRVRCHCIQIIKTATIPSKLCKRESTKQFHDSKIKFPLVFKKVRPPTRKLKTTYKASRPNLFK, from the exons ATGGGCAACTTCAGGGTAATCCTATCTGTTCGGTCCAAATCCGAAAAATCGGAGCTCTTCTCTTGTTGGTTGAATTCCTTTCTACCCACAATAACTAAA TTTCATCAGTATCAGGTGGTGGGTCGAGCTCTCCCGACTGCCACGGATGAGCACCCGAAGATTTACCGTATGAAGTTGTGGGCTACTAATGAAGTCAGAGCTAAATCCAAGTTCTG GTACTTCTTGAGGAAGCTGAAGAAAGTGAAGAAAAGTAATGGCCAAGTTCTTGCAATTAACGAG ATATTTGAGAGGAAGCCAACAAAGATCAAGAACTATGGTATCTGGCTGCGGTATCAGAGCAGAACAGGTTACCACAACATGTACAAGGAGTACAGGGACACTACACTGAATGGCTCTGTGGAGCAGATGTACAATGAGATGGCATCACGCCACCGAGTCAGGTGCCACTGCATCCAGATTATTAAGACGGCAACCATTCCTTCCAAGCTCTGTAAGCGTGAGAGCACCAAGCAATTCCATGATTCTAAGATCAAATTCCCTCTTGTCTTCAAGAAGGTCAGGCCCCCTACCAGAAAGTTGAAGACTACTTACAAGGCCTCCCGACCTAACCTATTCAAGTAG